One Bradyrhizobium sp. CCGB12 genomic window carries:
- a CDS encoding TetR/AcrR family transcriptional regulator — MSDGKGDVWVEAGFTELARSGVEGVRVEVLAKNLGVTKGGFYRRFADRAALLEAILQRWRQGRAAAIAQQTSLEGQEPRERLKALIQLYSERLNPEGMAIELAIRQWARSDEGAAAAVASVDAARLKHVAELYRATGLAAEEAEAQAFLFYCFIFGQSLLFVERGPRKRSQLVAKSAEKLLN; from the coding sequence ATGAGCGACGGCAAGGGCGATGTCTGGGTCGAGGCAGGGTTTACCGAGCTCGCTCGCTCGGGGGTCGAGGGCGTGCGGGTCGAGGTGCTCGCCAAGAACCTCGGGGTCACCAAGGGCGGTTTCTATCGTCGCTTCGCCGACCGGGCCGCACTGCTCGAAGCCATTCTGCAGCGCTGGCGGCAGGGACGCGCCGCGGCGATCGCGCAGCAGACGAGTCTCGAGGGACAAGAGCCCCGCGAGCGGTTGAAGGCGCTGATCCAGCTCTATTCCGAGCGGCTTAACCCGGAGGGCATGGCGATCGAGCTTGCGATCCGGCAATGGGCTCGCTCGGATGAGGGCGCGGCGGCAGCGGTGGCGAGCGTGGACGCAGCGCGGCTGAAGCACGTTGCCGAGCTCTATCGCGCGACCGGCCTTGCGGCCGAGGAGGCCGAGGCGCAAGCCTTCCTGTTCTACTGCTTCATTTTCGGCCAGAGCCTGTTGTTCGTCGAGCGCGGCCCGCGCAAGCGGTCGCAGCTCGTGGCGAAATCGGCCGAGAAGTTGTTGAATTAG
- a CDS encoding thioesterase family protein has product MEQEATYRGTVYPWQCDHVGHMNIMWYVGKFDEANWNLFARLGLTPSYLRSSGRGMAAVQQNIAYKRELLAGDIVEIRSHLLEISDKSIRFRHEMRNAETGEIAATCEITGVHMDRSQRKSTPFADAIRETALRHLAEPVEV; this is encoded by the coding sequence ATGGAGCAGGAGGCGACCTATCGCGGGACGGTTTATCCGTGGCAATGCGATCACGTCGGCCACATGAACATCATGTGGTACGTCGGCAAGTTCGACGAAGCCAACTGGAATCTGTTCGCCCGGCTCGGGCTGACGCCGAGTTATCTGCGCAGCTCCGGCCGCGGCATGGCCGCGGTGCAGCAGAACATCGCCTACAAGCGCGAGCTGCTCGCCGGCGACATCGTCGAGATCCGCAGTCACCTGCTCGAGATCAGCGACAAGTCGATTCGGTTCCGGCACGAGATGAGGAACGCCGAGACCGGCGAGATTGCCGCGACGTGCGAGATCACGGGCGTGCACATGGATCGCAGCCAGCGCAAGTCAACGCCGTTCGCCGACGCTATCCGCGAGACTGCGTTGCGGCATCTTGCCGAGCCGGTCGAGGTCTAA
- a CDS encoding PaaI family thioesterase, with amino-acid sequence MAAFEPKNPGYRAAAIAMFDGQPAMHTLGIVIVRLAPGEVELAMLHSPAFTQQNGFVHAGIITAGLDNACGVAAFTLMPREADILTVEFKTTLLAPARGERLVFKAEVVKPGRTLTFCEARAFAEHEGKTTLVATMTGTLMAMLPRAAASQAPAATRA; translated from the coding sequence ATGGCTGCATTCGAGCCCAAAAACCCCGGCTATCGCGCGGCTGCCATTGCCATGTTCGACGGCCAGCCGGCGATGCACACGCTGGGCATTGTGATCGTCCGCCTTGCACCGGGCGAGGTCGAATTGGCCATGCTGCATTCGCCGGCCTTCACGCAGCAGAACGGCTTTGTTCATGCCGGTATCATCACGGCAGGCCTCGACAATGCCTGCGGGGTCGCCGCCTTCACCCTGATGCCACGCGAGGCCGACATCCTCACGGTCGAGTTCAAGACCACGCTGCTTGCGCCCGCCCGCGGCGAGCGCTTGGTCTTCAAGGCCGAGGTGGTCAAACCCGGCCGCACGCTGACCTTCTGCGAGGCCAGGGCCTTTGCCGAGCACGAGGGCAAGACGACGTTAGTTGCGACCATGACGGGGACGCTGATGGCGATGCTGCCGCGCGCCGCGGCTTCGCAAGCGCCGGCCGCGACCCGGGCATAG
- a CDS encoding DsbA family protein, protein MAGFRNKDLVPTRRTALTLIGAGALAAGGITSVRAAADDDEVLTETKVLRDPDTPVAGNPDGNITIVEWSDYNCPYCRKLEPELRQVVQDDGKVRLVMKDWPILGPVSVTAARIALAAKYQDKYHKAHDAMMGVSSRLTEPRINELLAAAGVDMDRLKRDLTDRGSDIDALLKRNNDQAEAFGFRGTPSFIVGKYRVPGVLSMTEFEQVIADARKAKMN, encoded by the coding sequence ATGGCTGGATTCAGAAATAAGGACCTCGTGCCGACCCGGCGTACCGCGCTGACGCTGATCGGGGCTGGCGCCTTGGCGGCGGGGGGGATCACTTCCGTGCGCGCGGCCGCCGATGATGACGAGGTGCTGACCGAAACCAAGGTGCTGCGCGATCCCGACACGCCGGTTGCCGGCAACCCCGACGGCAACATCACCATCGTTGAATGGTCCGACTACAATTGTCCCTATTGCCGCAAGCTCGAGCCCGAGCTGCGCCAGGTCGTCCAGGACGACGGCAAGGTGAGGCTGGTGATGAAGGACTGGCCGATCCTCGGGCCGGTCTCGGTCACGGCGGCGCGGATCGCGCTCGCGGCGAAATACCAGGACAAGTATCACAAGGCCCATGACGCCATGATGGGTGTCAGCTCGCGCCTGACCGAACCGCGCATCAACGAGCTGCTGGCGGCAGCCGGTGTCGACATGGATCGGCTGAAGCGTGATCTCACCGACCGTGGCTCGGACATTGATGCCCTCCTCAAGCGCAACAATGATCAGGCCGAAGCCTTTGGCTTCCGCGGCACGCCGTCCTTCATCGTCGGCAAGTACCGCGTCCCGGGCGTGCTCAGCATGACCGAGTTCGAGCAGGTCATTGCCGACGCACGCAAGGCCAAGATGAACTGA
- a CDS encoding phospholipase: MTEAVVDDIVAVLPPLLDALEALGFFQRHLHPPAFASMMNAIGAPDEALQTARAAIGDWPEQFAGLRGRLDQACNETLTAFAGIREVERGNGDLVALFRALRHVPRAQEALYPLAVQFPPVSSFFLNAANRENVDLLSRLEAGASEHTGISHDHNEPGSRGGFSVYVPEYYTPERAMPLVMALHGGSGNGRGFLWSWLRDARSLGAILVAPTATGPTWALMGDDSDTPNLLRILETVRSRWSIDASRLLLTGMSDGGTFCYVTGLGGASPFTHLAPVSATFHPLMAEMADAARMQGLPVFITHGKLDWMFPVQTARQTQAALSAAGADVTYREIDDLSHTYPREINAELLEWLNET; the protein is encoded by the coding sequence ATGACCGAGGCCGTCGTGGACGACATCGTGGCCGTGTTGCCGCCGCTACTCGATGCGCTGGAAGCGCTCGGCTTCTTCCAGCGGCACCTGCACCCGCCGGCCTTCGCTTCCATGATGAACGCGATCGGCGCGCCGGACGAGGCGCTGCAAACGGCCCGCGCGGCGATCGGCGACTGGCCGGAGCAGTTCGCCGGGCTGCGCGGCCGGCTCGATCAAGCCTGCAACGAGACGCTCACCGCCTTTGCCGGCATTCGCGAGGTCGAGCGCGGCAATGGCGATCTCGTCGCGTTGTTCCGCGCGCTGCGCCACGTGCCACGCGCGCAGGAGGCACTCTATCCGCTGGCGGTGCAGTTTCCCCCGGTGAGCAGCTTCTTCCTCAACGCCGCCAATCGCGAGAATGTCGACCTGTTATCGCGACTCGAAGCCGGCGCAAGCGAGCACACCGGTATCTCCCACGATCACAATGAGCCCGGCAGCCGCGGCGGCTTCTCGGTCTATGTGCCCGAATATTACACGCCCGAGCGGGCCATGCCGCTGGTGATGGCGCTGCATGGCGGCAGCGGCAACGGACGCGGTTTCCTGTGGAGCTGGCTGCGCGACGCGCGCAGCCTCGGCGCGATCCTGGTCGCACCGACCGCGACCGGCCCGACCTGGGCGCTGATGGGCGACGACAGCGACACGCCGAACCTCCTGCGCATCCTCGAGACCGTGCGCAGCCGCTGGAGCATCGACGCCTCGCGCCTGCTGCTGACCGGCATGAGCGACGGCGGCACCTTCTGCTACGTCACCGGCCTCGGCGGCGCCTCGCCGTTCACCCATCTTGCGCCGGTGTCGGCAACCTTCCATCCCTTGATGGCGGAAATGGCGGACGCCGCGCGCATGCAGGGCCTGCCTGTCTTCATCACCCACGGCAAGCTCGACTGGATGTTTCCGGTGCAGACTGCGCGACAGACCCAGGCGGCGCTGTCAGCCGCCGGCGCCGACGTCACCTATCGGGAGATCGACGACCTCAGCCACACCTATCCGCGCGAGATCAATGCGGAGCTGCTGGAGTGGCTGAATGAGACATGA